Proteins encoded together in one Procambarus clarkii isolate CNS0578487 chromosome 67, FALCON_Pclarkii_2.0, whole genome shotgun sequence window:
- the LOC138355334 gene encoding antifreeze protein Maxi-like has translation MLKRTPPAALAAPAALAAPAALASPATLAVTATLAATATLAAPATLATSATLAASVTLALPATLAAPATLAAPATLATSATLAASVTLALPATLAAPATLAAPATLAVPDILVAPANQAATATLVAPATLVAPATLAVPATLAATATLATSATLGTFATLATSAALTMSATLAAPATLATFATLATSVTLAASATLAAPATLAAPTTVAAPVTLVASATLATFATLAMSASLVTSATLAMSASLAASCTGVSLTCLQVSQVVKYVTRTVRTIWPGGSIRASWLDGAKESVGYGTNFRQISSDIVT, from the exons atgttgaAGCGGACGCCGCCCGCTGCTCTGGCGGCGCCCGCTGCTCTGGCGGCGCCCGCTGCTCTGGCGTCGCCCGCTACTCTGGCGGTGACTGCTACTCTGGCGGCGACTGCTACTCTGGCGGCGCCTGCTACTCTGGCGACATCTGCTACTCTGGCTGCGTCTGTTACCCTGGCACTGCCCGCTACTCTGGCGGCGCCCGCTACTCTGGCGGCGCCTGCTACTCTGGCGACATCTGCTACTCTGGCTGCGTCTGTTACCCTGGCACTGCCCGCTACTCTGGCGGCGCCCGCTACTCTGGCGGCGCCTGCTACTCTGGCGGTGCCCGATATTCTGGTGGCGCCTGCTAATCAGGCGGCGACTGCTACTCTGGTGGCGCCAGCAACTCTGGTGGCGCCTGCTACTCTGGCGGTGCCTGCTACTCTGGCGGCGACAGCTACTCTAGCGACGTCTGCTACTCTGGGGACGTTTGCTACTCTGGCGACGTCTGCTGCTCTGACGATGTCTGCTACTCTGGCGGCGCCTGCTACTCTGGCGACTTTTGCTACTCTGGCGACGTCTGTTACTCTGGCGGCGTCTGCTACTCTGGCAGCGCCTGCTACTCTGGCGGCGCCCACTACTGTGGCGGCGCCTGTTACTCTGGTGGCATCTGCTACTTTGGCGACTTTTGCAACTCTGGCGATGTCTGCTAGTCTGGTGACGTCTGCTACTCTGGCGATGTCAGCTAGTCTGGCGGCGTCTTGTACTGGGGTTTCCTTGACATGTTTGCAAGTGAGCcaagtagtgaaatatgtgactagaaccgtGCGCACCATCTGGCCAGGCGGCTCCATTAGAGCCAGCTGGCTAGATGGGGCAAAG GAATCAGTTGGTTATGGaactaattttagacaaatttcaaGTGATATTGTTACATAA
- the LOC138355335 gene encoding uncharacterized protein, with protein MPRVCDEHSEHRHGYPPKRQGYSPKHHGYSPKRQGYSPKRHGYSPKRQGYSPKRHGYSPKRQGYSPKRHGYSPKRHGYSPKRQGYSPKRQGYSPKRQGYSPKRQGYSPKRQGYSPTRQGYSPKRHGYSPKRQGYSPKRQGYSPKRQGYSPKRQGYPPKRQAPVSARTAVTGRPELSTTTTLQL; from the exons atgcctCGAGTATGTGACGAACATAGTGAACAT CGTCACGGCTACCCTCCCAAGCGTCAAGGCTACTCTCCCAAGCATCACGGCTACTCTCCCAAGCGTCAAGGCTACTCTCCCAAGCGTCACGGCTACTCTCCCAAGCGTCAAGGCTACTCTCCCAAGCGTCACGGCTACTCTCCCAAGCGTCAAGGCTACTCTCCCAAGCGTCACGGCTACTCTCCCAAGCGTCACGGCTACTCTCCCAAGCGTCAAGGCTACTCTCCCAAGCGTCAAGGCTACTCTCCCAAGCGTCAAGGCTACTCTCCCAAGCGTCAAGGCTACTCTCCCAAGCGTCAAGGCTACTCTCCCACGCGTCAAGGCTACTCTCCCAAGCGTCACGGCTACTCTCCCAAGCGTCAAGGCTACTCTCCCAAGCGTCAAGGCTACTCTCCCAAGCGTCAAGGCTACTCTCCCAAGCGTCAAGGCTACCCTCCCAAGCGTCAAGCGCCTGTCTCTGCCAGGACCGCTGTCACGGGCCGTCCTGAACTCTCCACGACAACAACACTCCAACTTTAG